A DNA window from Chitinibacter fontanus contains the following coding sequences:
- a CDS encoding glycosyltransferase family 2 protein, which translates to MSSALVSFVLPCFNAGQYLQQTLDSIGLQTYTHWECVAIDDGSSDTTLSILQTAAQQDTRFKIISRENRGLIASLNEGIAAASGEWIARIDADDICAPDRLVKQLDYCQMNQVDICGSWVGFIGDRRGEWHTPETDAEVRLALLFNTPIAHPSILARAALLKAHPYPDDAPHAEDYALWCQIAATTSARFANIPEVLLHYRTHPGQVTQAKKAALLITAQRVREQYARTALPVALQPLAAEFAKLAEPSRILNHAEWLWMVDFFSQLLALRPESRGALGEIWLDTLQRSHGVNLLDFSRVLKLALQMPPPKAERKKVLKQSLRLAMSDFVWQKIKP; encoded by the coding sequence GTGAGTTCAGCTCTAGTCTCATTTGTATTGCCTTGCTTTAATGCTGGGCAGTATTTGCAGCAAACACTTGATTCAATTGGTCTGCAGACCTATACGCACTGGGAGTGTGTCGCGATTGACGATGGCTCCAGCGATACCACGCTCAGCATCTTGCAGACAGCTGCGCAGCAAGATACTCGCTTTAAGATTATTAGTCGTGAAAATCGTGGCCTGATCGCTAGCCTGAATGAAGGCATTGCCGCAGCAAGTGGGGAGTGGATTGCACGGATCGATGCCGACGATATTTGCGCGCCCGATCGTTTGGTCAAGCAGCTTGACTATTGCCAGATGAATCAGGTGGATATCTGCGGTAGCTGGGTTGGCTTTATCGGCGATCGTCGTGGCGAGTGGCACACGCCGGAGACCGATGCTGAAGTTCGCTTGGCGCTGCTGTTTAATACGCCCATTGCCCACCCATCAATCTTGGCGCGCGCGGCCTTGCTCAAGGCTCATCCTTATCCCGATGATGCACCGCACGCAGAAGATTACGCATTGTGGTGTCAAATTGCCGCGACCACCAGCGCACGTTTTGCCAATATCCCAGAGGTACTGCTGCATTACCGCACTCATCCCGGACAGGTGACGCAGGCTAAAAAAGCCGCTTTGCTGATTACTGCGCAGCGCGTACGTGAGCAATATGCCCGCACTGCCTTGCCTGTGGCTCTGCAGCCGCTGGCAGCCGAATTTGCCAAGCTGGCCGAGCCAAGCCGGATTTTGAATCACGCCGAATGGTTGTGGATGGTCGATTTTTTTAGTCAATTACTGGCGCTGCGTCCGGAAAGCCGGGGCGCATTGGGCGAAATCTGGCTGGATACTTTACAGCGTAGTCATGGGGTGAACCTGCTTGATTTTTCACGGGTATTGAAGCTGGCCTTGCAAATGCCGCCACCTAAGGCTGAGCGTAAAAAAGTGCTCAAGCAAAGCCTGCGCTTGGCAATGTCTGATTTTGTTTGGCAGAAGATCAAACCATGA
- a CDS encoding glycosyltransferase — protein sequence MSAPQKIAIFLRDLGLGGVERCAVLVGEGLAAQGFEVTLVLLGGSRNLWASRIKNIKVVDLSSQWQPLKPQTWLTGWRAARQVVREHDVVIAGTFLLPLYMAYAASLGLGKRVLGWVHGPFYELDAFARMNVVHRRACQFVYRRLKELVFVSEHARISMARWLERAPSDSWQVLPNFVDAQQALLPRIEREDTTPLRLLFVGRIAEEKQPQLWLDTLVALNLHGFAAQLTIVGDGPLEADLKGAVHERRLSSQVHFAGRRDNVSEYLANADVLLLTSGFEGCPLVVLESMPIGLMVASTNAGGVYELFGARRDDFVVPEATGEALAQLIVRQQGQRQLLQNFLQQRAAHYSQAQILQQWAQLLARKPLSTESL from the coding sequence ATGAGCGCGCCGCAAAAAATAGCTATTTTCCTTCGCGATCTCGGCTTAGGGGGCGTGGAGCGCTGCGCAGTGTTGGTCGGTGAAGGCCTGGCCGCTCAGGGGTTCGAGGTGACGTTGGTCTTGTTGGGTGGCTCGCGCAATCTCTGGGCCTCGCGCATTAAAAACATCAAGGTTGTTGACTTATCTAGCCAGTGGCAGCCTTTAAAACCACAGACTTGGTTGACCGGCTGGCGTGCAGCTCGGCAAGTGGTGCGCGAGCATGATGTGGTGATTGCTGGTACATTTTTGCTTCCGCTGTACATGGCGTATGCTGCCAGTTTGGGTTTGGGTAAGCGGGTGCTGGGTTGGGTGCATGGCCCATTTTACGAACTAGACGCCTTTGCCCGCATGAATGTGGTGCATCGTCGAGCCTGCCAGTTTGTTTATCGTCGCCTGAAAGAGTTGGTGTTTGTTTCTGAGCACGCGCGCATCTCAATGGCGCGCTGGCTGGAGCGGGCGCCGTCTGATAGCTGGCAAGTGTTGCCCAATTTTGTTGATGCGCAGCAAGCGCTATTGCCACGGATCGAGCGCGAGGATACTACGCCGCTGCGCCTGCTATTTGTGGGACGGATTGCCGAAGAAAAACAGCCGCAGCTTTGGCTCGATACCTTGGTGGCACTCAATTTGCATGGCTTTGCTGCGCAATTAACCATCGTAGGCGATGGCCCGCTGGAAGCCGATTTGAAAGGCGCTGTACACGAGCGCCGCTTGAGCTCGCAAGTGCACTTTGCCGGTCGGCGTGACAACGTTAGCGAATATCTGGCCAATGCCGATGTTTTGTTGCTGACCTCAGGGTTTGAGGGATGTCCTTTGGTAGTATTGGAATCTATGCCAATTGGATTAATGGTTGCCAGTACAAACGCCGGTGGGGTATATGAGTTGTTTGGCGCGCGGCGCGATGATTTTGTTGTACCTGAGGCGACCGGTGAAGCCTTGGCTCAACTGATTGTGCGCCAGCAAGGCCAGCGGCAGTTACTGCAAAATTTCCTGCAGCAACGCGCCGCACATTATTCTCAGGCGCAAATTTTGCAACAATGGGCGCAGTTATTGGCCCGCAAACCGCTTTCTACCGAGTCTCTATGA
- a CDS encoding glycosyltransferase, giving the protein MNRTALLIPHFNNPTGLCASLASIGEVEQIDVYIVDDGSTRVTINEDEVRAVFKAQGALHFLYLPANCGIEYALNTGLEAVLAAGYDYVARLDCDDVVAVDRFAKQVSYLDANPAVYLLGSAVTFFECLPDGSQRDCFTIHQPQTHQQIVRQMHDDNAFTHPTVMFRVAGVREIGLYPLDCKAAEDFAYFWEFVKRYQTANLPEVLTKSEYNDAGISMSRRRQQQAMRLKLLARHFDWRANSAIKLAKASVSYVLPLSVTRALKRGLGIGKWN; this is encoded by the coding sequence ATGAATCGCACGGCACTATTAATCCCGCATTTTAATAACCCCACCGGTTTGTGTGCCTCGCTGGCCTCGATTGGTGAGGTTGAGCAAATTGACGTCTATATCGTCGACGATGGCAGCACGCGGGTGACAATCAACGAAGATGAAGTGCGTGCAGTGTTTAAGGCGCAGGGGGCTCTACACTTCTTGTACCTGCCCGCCAATTGCGGCATTGAATATGCACTCAATACTGGGTTAGAGGCGGTTTTAGCCGCTGGGTACGACTATGTAGCGCGACTCGATTGTGATGATGTGGTCGCGGTAGATCGTTTTGCGAAACAGGTCAGCTATCTTGACGCAAATCCGGCGGTTTATTTGCTCGGCTCGGCAGTTACTTTTTTTGAATGTTTGCCCGATGGGAGTCAGCGTGATTGCTTCACCATTCACCAGCCGCAGACACACCAGCAAATTGTGCGCCAAATGCACGACGACAATGCCTTTACCCACCCCACGGTGATGTTCCGCGTGGCAGGCGTGCGCGAAATTGGCCTCTATCCGCTCGATTGCAAGGCCGCGGAAGATTTTGCCTATTTTTGGGAGTTTGTGAAACGCTACCAAACGGCGAATTTGCCTGAAGTTTTAACCAAAAGTGAATATAACGACGCAGGCATTTCGATGAGCCGCCGGCGGCAACAGCAGGCGATGCGGCTGAAATTGTTGGCGCGGCATTTTGATTGGCGAGCCAACTCGGCAATCAAACTGGCCAAGGCTAGCGTGTCGTATGTGTTGCCCTTGTCGGTCACACGCGCCTTGAAACGGGGCTTAGGGATTGGAAAATGGAATTAA
- a CDS encoding glycosyltransferase, which yields MELNKDKAAQPVLLLIPHYNNPEGLSKSLASIGGDEPCDVLVVDDGSVRKIIDTAAAQAAFKGQGTLRILNLPQNKGIEGALNAGLAWAKARGYKWIARLDCGDCNVSDRIARQLKFMEQYPDVVLLGGAASFVDQQGVEQFVLRHPTEHADILAFMKKNSAYIHPSVMFKLSAADAVGMYPLDAPAAEDYAMFWAMARQFKVANLPEVLIRYELDPNGISLGKRKVQLKSRLKLQRKYFDGSPAAMAGMARTVALLALPYELAFKLKSKLRGNKA from the coding sequence ATGGAATTAAACAAAGACAAGGCTGCTCAGCCGGTGTTGCTGCTGATCCCTCATTACAATAATCCGGAAGGTTTGAGTAAATCATTGGCGAGCATTGGCGGTGACGAGCCGTGCGATGTGCTGGTGGTTGACGACGGTAGTGTGCGTAAGATTATTGATACAGCGGCTGCGCAGGCGGCGTTTAAGGGGCAAGGCACTTTACGTATTTTGAATTTACCGCAAAACAAAGGTATTGAAGGCGCGCTTAATGCTGGTTTGGCTTGGGCCAAGGCACGCGGCTACAAATGGATTGCACGGCTTGATTGTGGTGATTGCAACGTATCTGATCGTATCGCTCGTCAGTTAAAATTTATGGAGCAATACCCTGATGTGGTATTGCTCGGAGGCGCGGCGAGCTTTGTCGATCAGCAGGGCGTCGAGCAATTTGTATTGCGCCACCCGACTGAACACGCCGACATTTTGGCGTTTATGAAGAAAAACTCGGCGTATATTCATCCAAGTGTGATGTTTAAACTGTCTGCTGCTGATGCGGTGGGGATGTATCCGCTCGATGCGCCTGCGGCCGAAGACTATGCGATGTTCTGGGCGATGGCGCGGCAGTTCAAGGTGGCTAATTTGCCCGAGGTGCTGATCCGCTATGAGTTGGACCCGAATGGTATTTCCCTTGGCAAGCGAAAAGTGCAGCTCAAATCACGATTGAAACTGCAGCGCAAATATTTTGATGGTTCACCAGCGGCCATGGCTGGCATGGCCAGAACGGTGGCGCTACTGGCGCTGCCGTATGAGCTGGCGTTTAAACTCAAATCCAAATTACGCGGGAACAAAGCATGA
- a CDS encoding glycosyltransferase gives MKHILHVVESFGAGTLSMVSAMANRQSADGHRVTIIHSVREETPENWPQLFAAAVKCIHLPMQRAINPINDFRAGRALYRWIKDLQPDVVHLHSSKAGAVGRLVSLAWAGHGGPRWFFSPHGLSFLQRAEGRLKNSIFLGIEKILAGVPVTFIACSPSEGEEIRQHLSPNVKVVNNAVDLAAIPAATGGELPSGVLRIGTVGRVTLARNPELFAEIAAQCRDLLLEFIWVGGGDESGEAALKDAGVSVSGWCDRSFALQQLASLDIYIQTSRWEGLPVAVIEAMAAGLPVIATNVVGNRDLVKNGENGYLAESAAEFVQRIGQLVNDADLRLRLGAQAKAFAQAHYSLDRMMDELYAAYGIA, from the coding sequence ATGAAACACATCCTGCACGTGGTGGAATCTTTTGGCGCTGGTACGCTATCGATGGTGTCGGCGATGGCCAATCGGCAAAGTGCCGATGGTCATCGAGTGACGATTATCCATTCGGTGCGCGAAGAAACGCCGGAGAACTGGCCGCAATTGTTTGCTGCTGCGGTGAAATGCATTCATCTGCCGATGCAGCGTGCGATTAATCCGATTAATGATTTTCGCGCGGGGCGCGCGTTGTATCGCTGGATTAAAGACTTGCAGCCCGATGTGGTGCATTTGCATTCGAGCAAAGCTGGCGCGGTTGGGCGCTTGGTCAGCTTGGCTTGGGCGGGGCACGGCGGCCCACGCTGGTTTTTCTCGCCCCATGGCCTGTCATTTTTGCAGCGAGCAGAAGGGCGCTTGAAAAACAGTATTTTTCTCGGGATTGAGAAAATACTGGCTGGCGTGCCGGTGACTTTTATCGCCTGCTCTCCTTCTGAAGGTGAAGAAATCCGTCAACATCTTTCACCGAATGTGAAAGTGGTGAACAATGCGGTGGATTTGGCGGCGATTCCTGCTGCGACTGGGGGGGAATTACCATCAGGCGTGTTGCGAATTGGTACGGTTGGACGCGTGACTTTGGCGCGTAATCCCGAGCTTTTTGCCGAAATTGCCGCACAATGCCGTGATTTACTGCTTGAGTTTATCTGGGTTGGTGGCGGAGATGAGAGTGGAGAGGCAGCGCTGAAAGATGCCGGGGTATCGGTGAGCGGCTGGTGCGATCGCAGCTTTGCCTTGCAGCAGCTGGCCAGCCTTGATATCTATATTCAAACCAGCCGCTGGGAAGGATTGCCGGTGGCGGTGATCGAAGCGATGGCGGCTGGTTTACCGGTGATTGCCACTAATGTCGTTGGTAATCGAGATCTGGTCAAAAATGGCGAAAATGGCTATCTGGCAGAAAGCGCGGCCGAGTTTGTCCAGCGCATTGGCCAATTGGTCAATGATGCTGATCTACGGCTACGACTGGGTGCTCAGGCCAAAGCCTTTGCTCAAGCGCATTATTCATTGGATCGAATGATGGATGAGTTATATGCGGCGTATGGCATCGCATAA
- the wbaP gene encoding undecaprenyl-phosphate galactose phosphotransferase WbaP, which yields MASVNIQNKHLQPERAKPWLALADFLALGVSFGLAMLLLWIFRYHRIGASMELWWVWEGRQQGLAFLGLAIITVANFWWRGHYSLRLPFWDELLEVLRALLLAALLNGMLVLLGKFTISRFLWPVSWGMALILLPYARSAMKALLLKRRIWQLPTVIIGAGINAQDAYRAMTSERQLGFEVQAFVSIDDQAPAELVFGQQSLPVVRLAREELLQWLTDNGRPHVVIAVDEEELRQLQNQVEQLSLRYKDIHIIPPIAGLPLFGVVPHHFFSHEVLLLRVRNNLMVKPLILLKRAFDLFGASVGLLLLSPLLAYVVLRIKKEGGPGAVFFGHVRVGMNGVPFKCWKFRTMVHNSQEVLEKLLASDPVAKAEWDLDFKLRNDPRITKIGAFLRKTSLDEIPQLWNVIKGEMSLVGPRPIIDAELERYGDKVDFYLEARPGLTGLWQVSGRNDTSYAERVALDAWYVKNWNLWYDIAIVCKTIRTVVSGHGAY from the coding sequence GTGGCTTCGGTAAATATACAAAACAAGCATTTGCAACCAGAGCGAGCGAAACCATGGCTAGCGCTGGCCGATTTTTTGGCGCTGGGCGTATCTTTTGGCTTGGCAATGTTGCTGCTATGGATTTTTCGCTATCACCGCATCGGCGCCAGTATGGAGCTTTGGTGGGTATGGGAAGGTCGTCAACAGGGATTGGCATTTCTCGGTTTAGCCATCATTACGGTGGCAAACTTCTGGTGGCGAGGGCATTACAGCTTGCGCCTGCCATTTTGGGATGAATTGCTTGAGGTTTTGCGTGCCCTGCTGTTAGCGGCGCTACTCAATGGCATGTTGGTGTTGTTGGGCAAGTTTACGATTTCACGTTTCCTATGGCCTGTGTCGTGGGGTATGGCGCTGATTCTATTGCCTTATGCCCGTTCCGCTATGAAGGCTTTATTGTTGAAGCGGCGGATTTGGCAATTGCCAACGGTGATCATTGGCGCGGGTATCAATGCGCAAGACGCCTATCGCGCGATGACTTCAGAGCGGCAGCTGGGTTTTGAAGTGCAGGCTTTTGTGTCGATTGATGACCAAGCTCCCGCTGAATTGGTATTTGGTCAACAATCTTTACCTGTCGTTCGATTGGCGCGCGAGGAATTATTGCAATGGCTGACGGACAATGGCCGCCCGCATGTCGTGATTGCCGTTGATGAAGAAGAGCTGCGCCAATTGCAAAATCAGGTCGAGCAACTGTCGCTGCGTTACAAAGATATTCACATTATTCCGCCGATTGCTGGCCTGCCGCTGTTTGGCGTGGTGCCGCACCACTTTTTTAGCCATGAAGTGCTGCTACTACGTGTACGCAATAACCTGATGGTTAAACCGCTGATTCTGCTCAAGCGTGCGTTTGACCTGTTTGGCGCTAGTGTTGGTTTGCTGTTGCTATCGCCGCTGCTGGCCTATGTTGTCTTGCGAATCAAAAAAGAAGGCGGTCCTGGTGCGGTGTTTTTTGGTCATGTCCGCGTTGGTATGAATGGCGTGCCGTTCAAATGCTGGAAATTTCGCACCATGGTGCACAATAGTCAGGAAGTACTCGAAAAACTGCTGGCTAGTGACCCCGTTGCGAAGGCCGAATGGGATCTGGACTTCAAGCTGCGCAACGATCCACGGATTACCAAAATTGGCGCTTTTTTACGCAAAACCAGTCTCGATGAGATTCCACAGCTGTGGAATGTGATTAAAGGTGAAATGAGCTTGGTCGGCCCGCGACCGATTATTGACGCCGAATTGGAACGTTACGGTGATAAAGTGGATTTTTATCTCGAAGCCCGCCCTGGCCTCACTGGCTTATGGCAAGTATCTGGACGTAATGACACCAGCTATGCCGAACGGGTTGCGCTCGATGCGTGGTACGTGAAGAATTGGAATTTGTGGTATGACATTGCAATTGTCTGCAAAACCATCCGCACGGTGGTGAGTGGGCATGGTGCATATTGA
- the argA gene encoding amino-acid N-acetyltransferase has translation MQDFVQWFRQAAPYIHAFRGRTFVIALGGEVVRDGKFATLTHDINLLTSLGVRLIVVHGARPQIEARMAERHLEPQYHNGVRVTDQQALECVIQAAGHVRVEIESWLSMGLANSPMANADIRVSAGNFVTAQPMGVRDGIDLQYTGEVRKIDTTAINYRLDDGEMVLLSTIGYSPTGEIFNLTLEDVATSAAIALKADKLLFMFGSQGVVDEAGELQTELTAVEAEQFLADHPNVNEDVQLYLPCAIRAVRYGVKRAHLVTHHVDGSLLMELFTHDGIGTMISRASLETLRHATIDDIGGMLALIEPLEDQGVLVKRGRELLEREVHRYSVLEHDGKIIGIVAIHPFADSKMAELACLVIHPDYRDEDRGADLLRHVEQQARGLGMEKLFALTTRTSHWFVERGFTQATVEVLPIEKKQLYNYQRRSKVFIKPLAR, from the coding sequence ATGCAAGATTTTGTTCAGTGGTTCCGTCAGGCTGCGCCATATATTCACGCTTTTCGTGGCCGTACCTTTGTAATTGCGCTTGGTGGCGAAGTGGTGCGTGATGGCAAGTTTGCCACGCTAACACATGATATTAATTTGCTGACGAGTCTCGGTGTGCGTCTCATCGTGGTGCATGGTGCTCGTCCACAAATTGAGGCGCGTATGGCCGAACGTCATCTCGAGCCGCAGTATCACAATGGGGTGCGGGTCACAGATCAACAGGCGCTCGAATGCGTGATTCAGGCTGCAGGTCATGTGCGGGTTGAAATCGAGTCCTGGTTGTCGATGGGGTTGGCCAATTCACCAATGGCGAATGCCGATATTCGTGTGTCAGCAGGTAATTTTGTTACCGCGCAACCGATGGGGGTGCGTGATGGTATTGATCTGCAATATACCGGCGAAGTGCGCAAAATCGATACCACAGCGATTAACTATCGGCTTGATGATGGTGAAATGGTGTTGCTGTCGACCATCGGCTATTCGCCCACCGGTGAGATTTTTAACTTAACGCTTGAAGACGTTGCCACTAGCGCCGCGATCGCGCTCAAAGCCGATAAATTGTTGTTTATGTTTGGCTCGCAAGGCGTGGTCGATGAAGCGGGTGAGTTGCAAACCGAGCTGACTGCGGTGGAGGCCGAGCAATTTCTGGCTGATCACCCCAATGTGAACGAAGACGTGCAGCTGTATTTGCCCTGTGCGATTCGCGCGGTACGTTATGGCGTAAAGCGGGCGCATCTGGTGACGCACCATGTCGATGGGAGCTTGCTGATGGAGCTCTTTACCCACGATGGCATCGGGACAATGATCTCGCGCGCCTCGTTGGAAACGTTGCGCCACGCGACGATTGATGACATCGGCGGGATGCTGGCGCTGATCGAGCCACTGGAAGATCAGGGGGTATTGGTCAAACGCGGTCGTGAACTCTTGGAGCGCGAGGTACACCGGTACTCAGTATTGGAACATGACGGCAAAATTATCGGCATTGTGGCAATTCACCCGTTTGCCGATAGCAAAATGGCCGAGCTTGCTTGCTTGGTGATTCATCCTGACTATCGTGATGAAGATCGCGGTGCCGATTTGCTGCGTCACGTTGAGCAGCAGGCGCGTGGATTGGGTATGGAAAAACTGTTTGCACTGACAACGCGTACCAGCCACTGGTTTGTTGAACGTGGTTTTACGCAGGCCACGGTTGAAGTATTGCCGATCGAGAAAAAACAGCTGTACAACTATCAGCGCCGCTCGAAAGTCTTTATTAAGCCGTTAGCACGCTAG